A window of the Lolium perenne isolate Kyuss_39 chromosome 7, Kyuss_2.0, whole genome shotgun sequence genome harbors these coding sequences:
- the LOC127312033 gene encoding disease resistance protein RGA2, with protein sequence METIFFTTMAELATRSMSFLVDRYLKQRAAPTEEERLRSLQRLLLRLRVVVEEADVRLIASQAMLHQLSTLKKEMYRGYYALDIFSCRAHNGEDRRKDHEANNSFIPSDFNPAKRVCLFRGNSRGAGQAKLLEQVLGSVRDTIEDMSEFVIFLSRCPRLHRQPYSMHLLLNKCMFGRQMEMERIMYFLLQEESAPGAGEDLTVLPIIGPSKVGKSTLIEHACEDARVRNHFSQILCFNSDDLKAESVETIRDGGRIKHQNCGMGGGRTLIIIDQLLDIKESLWKRLYSDARCGTVSGSKIIVASRSDKIASFGTTHPLRLQFFTQEAYWYFFKVRTFGSTSAEDHPELTTIAMDIARLLNGCLLGANIYSGLLKANFNLRFWRMALATLGNIHQKNVLLYGERFSDAWEYEEPAYLRRAKKTSSEYFVIFSTYQTCSAETEAEDPKTMSVQDLLFGRVRPPAEFKVRALTSHLPPHYNYMFNCGMQALPKRVE encoded by the coding sequence ATGGAGACAATATTTTTTACAACTATGGCTGAACTTGCCACTAGATCCATGTCTTTCCTCGTGGATAGATACCTGAAGCAGAGGGCAGCGCCAACCGAGGAGGAGAGGCTGCGCAGCCTGCAACGACTGCTACTGCGGCTTCGAGTCGTTGTTGAGGAGGCCGATGTCCGGCTCATCGCAAGCCAGGCCATGCTGCATCAACTCAGCACACTGAAGAAGGAGATGTACAGGGGGTATTACGCCCTCGACATCTTCAGTTGCCGAGCTCATAATGGAGAAGACAGAAGAAAAGATCATGAGGCCAATAACTCCTTTATCCCATCTGACTTCAACCCTGCCAAGCGTGTATGTCTCTTCAGAGGCAACAGTAGAGGTGCAGGGCAAGCTAAGCTTCTGGAGCAAGTTCTTGGCAGCGTAAGGGACACCATTGAAGATATGAGTGAGTTTGTCATATTTCTAAGCAGATGCCCACGTTTGCACCGGCAACCATATAGCATGCATCTGCTTCTGAACAAGTGCATGTTTGGACGCCAGATGGAGATGGAACGTATCATGTACTTCCTATTGCAGGAGGAGAGTGCCCCAGGCGCTGGTGAAGATCTGACTGTCCTGCCGATCATCGGTCCATCTAAAGTTGGAAAGAGCACCCTGATCGAGCACGCTTGCGAAGATGCAAGGGTGCGCAACCACTTCTCTCAGATTCTGTGTTTCAATAGCGATGATCTTAAAGCTGAAAGTGTAGAGACCATAAGAGATGGAGGTAGAATCAAACATCAAAACTGTGGCATGGGCGGTGGAAGGACACTGATCATCATCGATCAACTTTTGGATATCAAAGAGTCTTTATGGAAAAGGTTGTATTCAGACGCTAGATGTGGCACCGTGAGCGGCAGCAAGATCATAGTTGCAAGCCGATCCGACAAGATTGCAAGCTTTGGAACCACACATCCCCTCAGGTTACAGTTCTTTACACAGGAAGCATACTGGTACTTCTTCAAGGTGCGTACTTTTGGGAGCACCAGCGCAGAGGACCACCCGGAGCTCACAACAATAGCCATGGACATTGCCAGGCTGTTGAATGGATGCTTGCTGGGTGCGAACATCTACAGTGGACTACTGAAAGCAAACTTTAACCTCCGTTTCTGGAGAATGGCCCTTGCAACCCTCGGGAATATCCATCAGAAGAATGTCCTGCTGTATGGGGAACGTTTTTCTGATGCTTGGGAGTACGAGGAGCCGGCATATCTCAGGAGAGCGAAGAAAACTTCTTCCGAATACTTTGTAATTTTCTCTACTTACCAGACATGTTCTgctgaaactgaagctgaagatcCGAAGACGATGAGCGTGCAAGACCTTTTGTTTGGAAGGGTTAGGCCTCCAGCCGAATTCAAGGTCCGTGCACTGACATCACACCTGCCGCCTCACTACAACTACATGTTTAACTGTGGGATGCAAGCGCTTCCAAAAAGAGTTGAGTAG
- the LOC127312032 gene encoding peptidyl-prolyl cis-trans isomerase CYP59 — translation MSVLIVTSVGDIELDLHTEQCPLTTKNFLKLCKMKYYNGCLFHKVEKDFLAQSGDPTGTGSGGDSVYKFLYGDQARFFNDEIRPELRHSKTGTVAMASAGENCNASQFYFTLRDDIDYLDDKHTVFGQVAEGESFDTLTKINEAYVDERGRPFKDIRIKHTYILEDPFDDPPQLAELIPGNSPLGKPHDEVAEERLEDSWVPLDETVDPGQLEEMIRSKEAHANAVILESVGDIPDAEVKPPDNVLFVCKLNPVTQDEDLYTIFSRFGTVTSAEIIRDFKTGDSLCYAFVEFEAKEACERAFFKMDNCLIDDRRIHVDFSQSVSKLWGQFRQSKRNANKDGCFKCGAPNHIARDCDQDAEQKPKGPNYVLKDENTQRGVNNRRSYDLVFEDDAAHQKTDRRKVQKVDDRRSELPPRGDRDRNSRERTHSDEKGSRQAKEDDMARGRGARRQDDYPSYNRSGDRSSGRPDDRDSRHQRSSRNRDDDNQDYKRRSEAGRYDRDKPEGERRHRDEDDGRGKGDRHKRDDRDRRARSPDADRHRRDDSGHREASRHRERRHRDDR, via the exons ATGTCGGTTTTGATCGTCACAAGCGTGGGCGACATCGAACTGGATCTCCACACCGAGCAATGCCCCCTCACCACCAAGAACTTCCTCAAGCTCTGCAA AATGAAGTATTACAATGGCTGTCTGTTCCACAAGGTGGAGAAGGATTTTCTGGCGCAATCTGGGGATCCGACTGGAACTGGCAGTGGAGGTGATTCTGTGTACAA GTTTCTTTATGGTGATCAAGCTCGATTTTTTAATGATGAAATCCGACCAGAACTGAGGCATTCAAAAACTGGCACTGTTGCTATGGCAAGTGCTGGTGAGAATTGCAATGCCTCACAG TTCTACTTCACCTTGCGGGATGACATTGACTACCTTGACGATAAGCACACT GTCTTTGGGCAAGTTGCTGAAGGTGAAAGTTTTGACACACTGACAAAGATAAATGAAGCATATGTTGATGAAAGAGGAAGACCATTCAAGGACATAAG GATTAAACACACATACATCTTGGAGGATCCTTTTGATGATCCTCCTCAGCTTGCGGAACTTATTCCTGGGAATTCTCCATTAGGAAAACCACATGATGAG GTTGCAGAAGAGCGCCTAGAGGATAGCTGGGTCCCTTTAGATGAAACAGTGGATCCTGGTCAGCTTGAGGAGATGATTCGCTCTAAAGAAGCACATGCTAATGCAGTGATCCTTGAGAGT GTTGGAGACATTCCAGATGCTGAGGTCAAACCACCAGACAATGTCTTATTTGTTTGTAAACTCAATCCAGTGACACAG GATGAAGATTTATATACAATCTTCTCACGTTTTGGAACTGTAACATC AGCTGAAATAATTCGTGACTTCAAGACTGGAGATAGCTTATGCTATGCTTTTGTTG AATTTGAGGCAAAGGAGGCATGTGAACGTGCATTCTTCAAG ATGGACAATTGTCTGATTGATGATCGGAGGATCCATGTCGATTTCAGTCAAAGTGTTTCAAAACTGTGGGGTCAGTTTAGGCAAAGCAAACGAAATGCAAATAAAG ATgggtgcttcaagtgtggtgcaccAAATCACATTGCCCGAGATTGTGATCAAGATGCCGAGCAGAAACCTAAAGGCCCAAATTACGTCCTGAAAGATGAAAACACTCAGCGAGGCGTGAATAACCGTCGAAG TTACGATTTAGTTTTTGAGGATGATGCTGCCCATCAGAAAACAGACCGAAGAAAGGTCCAAAAAGTAGATGACCGGAGATCAGAGCTGCCTCCACGCGGCGACCGCGATAGGAACAGCCGGGAGAGAACTCACAGCGATGAGAAAGGAAGCAGGCAAGCTAAAGAAGATGATATGGCCCGAGGCCGAGGGGCCCGGAGGCAAGATGACTACCCCAGTTACAACAGATCCGGCGATCGAAGCTCTGGCAGGCCCGATGACCGTGACAGCAGGCACCAGAGGAGCAGCAGAAACAGGGACGATGATAATCAAGACTACAAACGGAGATCAGAGGCTGGTCGATACGACAGGGATAAGCCTGAAGGTGAGCGGCGCCACAGAGATGAAGACGATGGCCGCGGAAAGGGCGATCGCCACAAGAGAGACGACCGTGACCGTAGGGCACGGAGCCCTGATGCTGATAGACATAGAAGAGACGACAGTGGACACCGCGAGGCGAGCAGGCACAGGGAAAGGCGGCACCGAGATGATAGATAG